The Halodesulfovibrio sp. MK-HDV genome contains the following window.
GCTCGCGAGCGCGGGCTGGAGCCATTGGCGAATCTTATTTTTGAGCAAGACAATTGCAAACTTGAATCGCTCGTTGCAGCATATATTTCGGATGAGAAAGATGTTCCGGACGCTGAGTCAGCCCTTAAGGGCGCACGCGACATCATTGCGGAGCGCATAAGTGAAGACACTCAAACGCGTACGGTATTCCGCAAAATCTTTGCCGTAAAAGGCGTATGTTCATCCAAGTTAGCACGCGGAAAAAAAGAAGATGAAGCTGCTACCTATAAGGATTACCTCAACTGGGAAGAACCAGTAGCGAAAGCACCAAGTCATCGTTTGCTTGCCATGTTCCGTGGCGAACAGGAAGGTTTACTCAGCCTCTCTATCAGACCGGACGACGGGGCAGCAATTACAGCACTCACCAACCATTTTGTTGGTTCCCGTAATGACTGCGGCAAACAAGTTGTCCTTGCCTGTGAAGATGCTTACAAACGCCTGCTCGGTCCTTCGCTCGAGAATGACATTCGCGGCGAATTAAAAACACGCGCTGACGTTGAAGCAATCTCCGTTTTTGCCTCAAATCTCCGTGAGTTACTACTCGGTGCTCCGCTTGGTCAAAAACGCGTACTCGCTCTTGATCCGGGATTCCGTACAGGAGCAAAGCTTGTATGCCTGTCTGAACATGGTGACCTGCTACACAACGAAACAATTTTCCCGACATCCGGTGCAGGCAAAGAAGCGCAGGCTGGCGAACGTGTGCAAGCACTTGTCAAAAAATTTAATATTGAAACAATTGCCATCGGTAACGGAACGGCATCACGTGAAACCGAAACATTCGTTCGTAATCTGAATCTCCCTGATGTGACCATCAACATGGTCAACGAATCCGGCGCGTCAATTTATTCCGCGTCTGCTGTTGCCCGTGAAGAGTTTCCAAACGAAGACATCACTGTCCGCGGTGCTGTTTCAATCGGTCGCCGTCTCATGGACCCACTTGCTGAACTCGTAAAGATTGATCCGAAATCGATCGGCGTTGGACAGTATCAGCATGACGTAAACCAGACTGAACTCAAGAAATCACTCGACGATGTTGTAGCCTCTTGCGTTAACAGTGTTGGTGTAGAACTGAACACAGCCAGCAAGGAATTGCTCACACATGTGTCGGGTCTGGGTGCTGTTTTAGCGCAAAACGTAATCAACTATCGCACAGAAAACGGTGCCTTTACGTCACGAAAAGAGCTCCTTAAAGTTGCCCGACTTGGACCTAAAGCATACCAGCAATGTGCAGGTTTCTTGCGAATTCATGACGCAAAAAACCCGTTAGACGCATCAGCGGTGCATCCGGAATCATACAAAGTGGTTGAGCAAATTGCGAAAGATTTGGCTTCGAGCCTCCCCGATCTTGTTGGAAAGTCCGATCTTAAATCTAAAGTGCAGCTCCAAAGCTATGTCACAGACACCATCGGTCTACCGACACTTAACGACATTGTAAGTGAGTTAGCACGTCCCGGACGTGACCCTCGTGAGCAGTTTACCGAGTTCAAATTTGCCGATGTTCACAAAATTTCTGACCTATACGAAGGCATGATGCTACCCGGAATTGTTACAAATGTGACCAAGTTTGGTGCATTTGTGGACATTGGAGTACATCAGGATGGCCTCGTTCACATCTCACAACTTGCTGACCGTTACGTCAGTGATCCATCAGAAGTTGTGCGAGTTCAGCAAAAAGTAACCGTAAAAGTGCTTGAGGTAGACGCGCCTCGAAAACGTATCTCACTCAGCATGAAAGATCTCGATAAATAGCCTTAGCAATCTGCAATGGTTGGTATACAACGGCTCTCTTTAGCCTTATAGCGGGATTCCTCGAGTCAAACAGTGTCTAACTGATGTGCTTATGTATAAAACAAAAAAAAGCCCACTGAATATCTTCAGGGGGCTTTTTTTTATTTCTGTGTGAGCTAATGCTTATTCAGCGTTAGCATCCTGTTCGCGAATCTCAACGCGTCGGATTTTGCCGGAGATGGTCTTTGGCAATTCCTTTACGTAGTTAATGATACGCGGATATTTGTACGGTGCAGTCACTTTCTTTACATAGTTCTGCAGCTCTTTCGTAAGTTCTTCAGACTCAGTGTAGTCTGGAGCCAGCACTACGGTTGCTTTCACAAGCTGTCCACGCAGATCATCCGGCACGCCGGTAACTGCGGCTTCAATAACAGCTGGATGCGCAATAAGAGCGGATTCAACTTCAAAAGGTCCAATACGGTATCCTGAAGACTTAATAAGGTCATCCACACGACCTAAGAACCAGAAATAACCGTCTTCGTCCATCCATGCTTTATCGCCGGTATGATAGTAACCGTCGAACATAACAGATGCAGTTTTTTCTGGATCTTCAAGATAACCTGAGAACAAACCGACTGGAGCACCGTCTGAAGTTTTTACGCAGATTTCACCTTCCTGACCTGGATTGCAGATGTTGCCTTCAGCGTCCATCAGTACAACATCCCAGCCCGGTGCAGGTCTTCCGATGGAACCCGGCTTTGCTTCCATGCAAGGGAGAGTAAGGATTTGCAGAGTCGTCTCTGTTTGTCCGTACCCTTCATAAATTGGTAGTCCGGTCATTTTCTGCCACTCAAGGAATACGCTGTCGTTCAATAGCTCGCCTGCTGTTGTGCAATGGCGTAATGCTGACAAGTCGTACTTAGAGAGATCCTGACGGATGAGAAAGCGATATACGGTTGGAGGTGCACAGAAGGTGGTAACTTTATGTTCTGCTATCTGCTCAAGCAACGCAGCTGGTTCAAACTTTCCACGGAAATCCCATACGAACACGGCGGCACCAGCCATCCACTGTCCGTAGAATTTACCCCAGACTGCTTTACCCCAACCTGTGTCTGCCAGAGTCAGGTGCAGATCACCTGGTTCCAAATCATGCCAGTGAGCACCAGTTACGTAATGTCCCATTGGATAGGTGTGCGTGTGTTCAACCATTTTCGGCATGCCGGTTGTACCGGATGAGAAGAAAATGAGCAGCGGATCATTGCCACCTGAATTACGTTCTGGATCTTGCGGGCGAGGGAACTCTGACGGACCAGATGCAACAAGTTCATCGTATGCATGCCAGCCATCTGCAACTGAATCACCACCAGCCTGCACAAGACAGGTCAATGAAGGACAAGTAGCACGTGCAGCTTCAACACGGTCCGCCACGGAATCTTCGACGATCATACCGCGAATATTGGCGCGACGAACACGGAAATCAATATCTTTTACAGTCAACTGTGAAGGAGACGGAACTGGTACAAGCCCAAGCCTATGGCAAGCAAGCATGGACACCCAGAACTCAACTCGGCGATACAGAATAAGCATTACTCTGTCGCCTTTTTTGAGCCCTTGTATTTCTAAGGCACCAGCAAGCTTTGCGGATTGCTCCTGAAACCATGCAAATGAGTAATCGTTGCGCGTGCCTGCATCATCAACATGCACCATCGCAAGACGGTCTGGATCTTCATCAGCGATGGAATCCAAAACATCAAATGCAAAGTTAAAATTATCAGGAACACTTAGAGAAAACTCGTGCACAAACTCTTCATAGCTGGAACTGGAAAACTTTTTCATCACTCTATCCTTATCCCTTTTGGGGATACCATTCACCACCAGAGGTGGTATTAACGTAATAACTTTTGACAACATCCCCTGTGTCATGTCCCCTTCCGGCGTGCATTTGCACTTGCGGGGGTGCAGCAGTTCAATCACTGCACCGGAAAGAAACTAGCTAATAACGTCAAGAAAGGTTGCTGGTTCACCATCTAAGCCACGCAGTGCATGAGCAATACGTGAATCAAAATAAATGGAGTCACCTGCTTCTAGCTTATGGCGTTTCTGATCAAGCCATACTTCCAACTTGCCTTCGAGCAGGTAAATGAATTCCTGACCGCTATGCTCGTTCCAAGTAAGCTCGTTTAAATCTTTTGCAGGAACAGTTACGAGGAACGGCTCCATCTTTTTATTAGTAAAACGTGCAGCAAGGTTGAAGTAGTCGTAATCAACTCGACGTTCAACGCTAAGGCCTTCACCTTTTCGCACGAGTGTGTAGTCATGAAGATGACCTTCCTGACCGGTGATGAGTGACGTAAGGTCAACACCACAGATTGTTGCTACGTCTTTGAGATAGCTAACAGGAATTTCGGTTTCACCCTCTTCGTACAGTGCTACGGTATCGGGCTTTACTCCTACTTTTTCGGAGAGCTCTTCTACCGTCATGTCTACTGCTTCACGAAGACCGAGTAATCGGGGAGCAATATCTTTATATGCTTTATTTTCGTGCATATTTCCTCCAAACTGGCAATGCAATAACTTGCTCTGAGCAGAGCTATTACATTTTTGTTAAAAAGCAAAGCTTTTCTTCCTCTACCAATCCGTCAGTGTTGCAATCAGTTACGTACAATAGCCAATGGGGATGTAAAGCAAAATGCTTTAAATTGTACACTCCTGAAAAACAAAAAAGGCGCGTGCCGCATCGAGCGGTACGCGCCTTATCACAAACAAGACTTACGACCCCCGACTAGTTTCAGGGGGCGGAAATTCGTCCATTCTTTTCGATCATCTTCACTGTATTAGACACCTGACGACCAGTCGGTGTACTACGGCTCATTTCCCGTTCAAGATTTGTAATACCTTTCAACACTGTTGAATGGCGACGGTTAAACTGCAAACCAATCTGCTTCAAAGAGAGATCGGTATGCTTACGAGCAAGGAAGAAGATGGTGTTGCGCGCTGTTACCAGCTCACGCTTACGGCTGCGTGAGTTAAGCTGATCATATGAAAGATCAAAACAGCTACAGACACAACGTACAATTGAGTCCATGTTCATGATGACTTCACGGGATGCGTAATGTCCGATGACGTCCCATGCCATGTCCATAGAAATACGTTCGTTCAGGATACGTGCTTTCAAGATGAGGTTGTGTAAGCAGCTCTCAATCTGACGTACATCCGAATGAATGTTTTCTGCAAGCAAATCAGTCACGTTTTCTGGCAAATCGACCTGATAAAGACGTGCTTTCTTGCAAAGAATATCGCGGCGGGTTTCAAAATCCGGTTTATCAATAACAGCAAGGAATCCTGAGCAGAAACGGGAAACAAGCTGGTTATCTACGTCTTTTAAATCACGCGGGGCAAAAGAACTGGAAAGTACAACGCGGGAACCGCGGGACTGCAAAGATTTAATTGTTGCAAGAACTTCGTCCTGCATACGTTCTTTACCCTGAAGGAAATGAATATCTTCAAGCAACAGAAGGTCAATGTCACGGTAGCGTGTTTTGAAACGTTCTGTGTCACGATGTTTAAGGGAAGTTACGAGACCTGTAGCAAACTCTTCAGCGGTAAGATATTCAACTCTTGGGTTGATACGGTTGCTATGCTTACAAAGCTGTCCGCCAACTGCCTGCATGAGGTGAGTTTTACCAAGTCCCGGTGCAGAACTCAAAAAGAGTGTGCTGCAAGAAAGAGAATCGCGTGTAATTCCCTGTGATGCGGCGAAAGCAAGGTCGTTGCTCGGCCCCACTACAAAACTGTCGAAATCAAATCGCCAGTCAAGGGCTTTAGAAACCAGCGTACGTTCTACAGGAAGCTGCTGCTGAACAACTCGTTTATTGTCAGCACCAAAGAGCACAGGAGCAGACGTGGTCTGAGGTTCAGACACACGTGCAGCTTTAGGCGCAGAGGTTTGAGCTTGAGCTTTCGGCTTTACAATAGCTTTAGCGGCACCGGCAACAACAGTAATAGTTGGACGTTCACCCATAACAGAAGTGGCAGCTTCCATAATATCGTTCACCAGGCGCTCACGCACCCAAGAAGCAACGAAATCATTGGAAGCTGTCAGCCGGATGGTTGTACCATCGACTTCAGCGTGTAGTGGTGAAATCCATACTTTGAAAATGCCGGGGTTAAGGCTTTCTTGTAGAATTTCTCGGATTTGGCCCCAAATATCAATCATGGGGATGTTCCTACGTTCTTTCATGCTATTCCGCAATTCGAGTTAAACCAGTGATACCTGTTAGTCTCTACACAGGTGCTATCATCCGGCTAAGTTTAACAATATCTCGATTTATCTACCTTTTTTAGCAAAACACTATTTTCAGGCGAATTATTCGACGCACGGACAACAAGTGTTGGCGCGGTAGACTTTATAGTTTCCACAGTTTTGTGGAAAAGTTTTCCACAATTAGTATTGTCGAAAACTGAAGAATTCGCCTTTTAAAGCTAATATTCGGAAAAGGCAATCATTTGACGCACTTTTTATTCTAGCTTTTTTGTAAAAAAGTATGTGAAAGTCGCACTACAATGAAACTTCCACTATAAATACAAATCGAAACAATAAGTTTTTACAACGTGTTATAAAACAACCAAGCTATTACGGCATCTGTTTTTTTATTCACACATTGTAAATAGCAAATATACAACCAGCCAATATAAGGCGGTTATAAGCGGTGTGACCCGATTAGTTATGGAAGCGGGTAACGACCGCAGGTGAACTTCTCCCCTTCAGGGCAGTACTTCAACTTCTCACAGCGAGCACCCGCATCTTCGAAGACACACGGCAACACGTCGCGACAAATTTTAAGCATCTGGTCTGCTAACCCTCTGATTTCCCACTGAGCTCGAGTGCAACAACGGTGCTCAAAGAAGTTAATAAGGCTTCGACAGTTCATTGTTACTACAATTTTGGATTCTGTGGCTTGCGGCAATACAAAGCGAGCATCTTCTTTTGCCTTCTCGCCTCGTCCGTTATCTTCAAGAATTTGTTTCAATTCTTGATACGCATCACCGACTTCATCTAATAATTTTTCAAAGCGCGCTTTTGCTTCTGGAATCTTCGCAAAAGCAGGCGGCAAAATGTAGTCAAAATCGCTTCCGTCAACATAGCGCTGACTCTGCTGGGAGAACGACGCAATACGATGGCGCACAAGCTGGTGTGTTAATGCGCGAGAAACACCTTCTATAGCAAATGTAAACGACACATGCTCAATAGGGCTGGCATGACCTGATTCCATAACCTTACGGATAAATGCAGCTTGTTTTTCAGCGGAGATATCTCCGTCAACAAGCTTGGTATGCATATCACCTACAAATCCTGCATGGTAGCACTGTCTGAATGCTGCATAAATAACTGCCATTGGATCTGGAGTTGTGGCAACAAGTTCTACCCTGCATGTTTTCTGAGGCATATTTTCTCCTAGGTTATGTGTTCTCGGCACTATCCTATGCCAGAAATTTTAAATGACGATACGCTTTAGCCGTTGCTACGCGGCCACGATGCGTACGCTTAATAAAACCACATTGGATCAGGTACGGCTCGTAAATATCTTCAATCGTCTTAACATCTTCAGAACAAGCAACCGCCAGCGTCTTAGCGCCAACTGGGCCACCGCCATAATGTTCAATAAGAACACTCAGCAGCTTTCTGTCCATCTGATCAAGGCCGCTTTCATCAACGTCCATCATCTTTAACGCACTGCTTGCAAGCTCTACATCAACAATTCTACCACCTTGCACAGTTGCAAAATCGCGAACTCGACGCAAAAGTCTATTGGCAATACGAGGCGTACCACGGGAGCGACGACCAATTTCTAAAGCGCCGTCCGGTGCTATTTCTACGCCTAAGATGCGTGCAGTACGGGTGACAATTTTTGAGAGCTCTTCCGGGGAGTAAAACTCCAATCGGCAGATTACGCCAAAGCGATCGCGCAGCGGTGAAGACAATAATCCGATGCGGGTTGTGGCTCCTACCAGAGTGAAGGGTTCCAAGTCAATCTTTACAGTACGTGCTCCCGGCCCCTGTCCGATGACAAGATCAAGCTTGAAATCTTCCAAAGCAGGATACAGCACCTCTTCAACACTGATAGGCATACGATGAATTTCATCCACAAACAAAATATCGTTCGGACCTAAGTTCGTCAAAATTGCTGCTAAGTCACCACTACGCTCTAAAACTGGCCCCGAGGTAGAAACAATATTAACCCCAAGCTCTTCAGCCATAATCTGGGATAATGTTGTCTTACCAAGCCCTGGATTACCATAAAACATGGTGTGATCCATAGCCTGCCCACGGGTTTTAGCAGCTTGAATGTATACTTTTAAATTTTTGCGCAGCTCTTCCTGACCAATAAAGTCATCAAGAGACGAAGGACGAACAGATTCATCCATGCAGATATTTTGGTCAGTATCCATTCCTATCCCTTTGCAAGAGCTTTAAGGGCACTACG
Protein-coding sequences here:
- the dnaA gene encoding chromosomal replication initiator protein DnaA, whose amino-acid sequence is MIDIWGQIREILQESLNPGIFKVWISPLHAEVDGTTIRLTASNDFVASWVRERLVNDIMEAATSVMGERPTITVVAGAAKAIVKPKAQAQTSAPKAARVSEPQTTSAPVLFGADNKRVVQQQLPVERTLVSKALDWRFDFDSFVVGPSNDLAFAASQGITRDSLSCSTLFLSSAPGLGKTHLMQAVGGQLCKHSNRINPRVEYLTAEEFATGLVTSLKHRDTERFKTRYRDIDLLLLEDIHFLQGKERMQDEVLATIKSLQSRGSRVVLSSSFAPRDLKDVDNQLVSRFCSGFLAVIDKPDFETRRDILCKKARLYQVDLPENVTDLLAENIHSDVRQIESCLHNLILKARILNERISMDMAWDVIGHYASREVIMNMDSIVRCVCSCFDLSYDQLNSRSRKRELVTARNTIFFLARKHTDLSLKQIGLQFNRRHSTVLKGITNLEREMSRSTPTGRQVSNTVKMIEKNGRISAP
- a CDS encoding AMP-binding protein, whose product is MKKFSSSSYEEFVHEFSLSVPDNFNFAFDVLDSIADEDPDRLAMVHVDDAGTRNDYSFAWFQEQSAKLAGALEIQGLKKGDRVMLILYRRVEFWVSMLACHRLGLVPVPSPSQLTVKDIDFRVRRANIRGMIVEDSVADRVEAARATCPSLTCLVQAGGDSVADGWHAYDELVASGPSEFPRPQDPERNSGGNDPLLIFFSSGTTGMPKMVEHTHTYPMGHYVTGAHWHDLEPGDLHLTLADTGWGKAVWGKFYGQWMAGAAVFVWDFRGKFEPAALLEQIAEHKVTTFCAPPTVYRFLIRQDLSKYDLSALRHCTTAGELLNDSVFLEWQKMTGLPIYEGYGQTETTLQILTLPCMEAKPGSIGRPAPGWDVVLMDAEGNICNPGQEGEICVKTSDGAPVGLFSGYLEDPEKTASVMFDGYYHTGDKAWMDEDGYFWFLGRVDDLIKSSGYRIGPFEVESALIAHPAVIEAAVTGVPDDLRGQLVKATVVLAPDYTESEELTKELQNYVKKVTAPYKYPRIINYVKELPKTISGKIRRVEIREQDANAE
- a CDS encoding helix-turn-helix domain-containing protein; the protein is MHENKAYKDIAPRLLGLREAVDMTVEELSEKVGVKPDTVALYEEGETEIPVSYLKDVATICGVDLTSLITGQEGHLHDYTLVRKGEGLSVERRVDYDYFNLAARFTNKKMEPFLVTVPAKDLNELTWNEHSGQEFIYLLEGKLEVWLDQKRHKLEAGDSIYFDSRIAHALRGLDGEPATFLDVIS
- the thyX gene encoding FAD-dependent thymidylate synthase → MPQKTCRVELVATTPDPMAVIYAAFRQCYHAGFVGDMHTKLVDGDISAEKQAAFIRKVMESGHASPIEHVSFTFAIEGVSRALTHQLVRHRIASFSQQSQRYVDGSDFDYILPPAFAKIPEAKARFEKLLDEVGDAYQELKQILEDNGRGEKAKEDARFVLPQATESKIVVTMNCRSLINFFEHRCCTRAQWEIRGLADQMLKICRDVLPCVFEDAGARCEKLKYCPEGEKFTCGRYPLP
- the ruvB gene encoding Holliday junction branch migration DNA helicase RuvB → MDTDQNICMDESVRPSSLDDFIGQEELRKNLKVYIQAAKTRGQAMDHTMFYGNPGLGKTTLSQIMAEELGVNIVSTSGPVLERSGDLAAILTNLGPNDILFVDEIHRMPISVEEVLYPALEDFKLDLVIGQGPGARTVKIDLEPFTLVGATTRIGLLSSPLRDRFGVICRLEFYSPEELSKIVTRTARILGVEIAPDGALEIGRRSRGTPRIANRLLRRVRDFATVQGGRIVDVELASSALKMMDVDESGLDQMDRKLLSVLIEHYGGGPVGAKTLAVACSEDVKTIEDIYEPYLIQCGFIKRTHRGRVATAKAYRHLKFLA
- a CDS encoding Tex family protein, producing MSNSQKIIAQDLDLAEKNVASVLNLLAEGATVPFIARYRKEATGSLDEVAIADIRDKHDVLTALNKRRDAIISALTERDQLTNELSSALRKAGALSELEDIYLPYKPKRRTKAQTARERGLEPLANLIFEQDNCKLESLVAAYISDEKDVPDAESALKGARDIIAERISEDTQTRTVFRKIFAVKGVCSSKLARGKKEDEAATYKDYLNWEEPVAKAPSHRLLAMFRGEQEGLLSLSIRPDDGAAITALTNHFVGSRNDCGKQVVLACEDAYKRLLGPSLENDIRGELKTRADVEAISVFASNLRELLLGAPLGQKRVLALDPGFRTGAKLVCLSEHGDLLHNETIFPTSGAGKEAQAGERVQALVKKFNIETIAIGNGTASRETETFVRNLNLPDVTINMVNESGASIYSASAVAREEFPNEDITVRGAVSIGRRLMDPLAELVKIDPKSIGVGQYQHDVNQTELKKSLDDVVASCVNSVGVELNTASKELLTHVSGLGAVLAQNVINYRTENGAFTSRKELLKVARLGPKAYQQCAGFLRIHDAKNPLDASAVHPESYKVVEQIAKDLASSLPDLVGKSDLKSKVQLQSYVTDTIGLPTLNDIVSELARPGRDPREQFTEFKFADVHKISDLYEGMMLPGIVTNVTKFGAFVDIGVHQDGLVHISQLADRYVSDPSEVVRVQQKVTVKVLEVDAPRKRISLSMKDLDK